A genomic segment from Nicotiana sylvestris chromosome 1, ASM39365v2, whole genome shotgun sequence encodes:
- the LOC138890035 gene encoding uncharacterized protein: MQQQHRGAGEDEATTDWVFMVHLDDASNSNDGEAAATWTTQKQLRRWSFGRDDDSVAAGSYCCSSWLLVHGCLGLAKITCLQQGQSVEQESEEIRKLRQQLSDVYQAWVSDRPPPQGPLEGTSTIPQATQTPLHAMSNHILPLGYVPNYSLHTTPGTSNMRPPVALVRNTPLVVSGAPVYTIPSPPPVTRPNNEPLSHAYDGQYYPPNMAFGVSAPYNQTPQYESPVENEKLATTVELDEMARKIKSLEQNIKNIQGLGGHKSISFNDLCMFPHIHLPRGFKTPKFEKYDGHDDPIALLKRYCNQLRGAGGKEELLIAYFGESLVGAFIKQFQYNIDIAPDRNSLSNMKKKPTESFREYAIKWREQAARVKPPMDNHELITIFLEAQEPD, translated from the exons ATGCAACAGCAACACAGAGGAgctggagaagatgaagcaacaacaGACTGGGTTTTCATGGTGCATCTCGACGACGCAAGCAACAGTAACGACGGGgaagcagcagcgacatggaCGACGCAAAAGCAGCTgcgacgatggtcgtttggacgCGACGACGATAGTGTAGCTGCTGGGAGTTATTGCTGCTCGTCATGGCTGCTCGTTCATGGATGCTTGGGGCT ggcaaaaatcacgtgcttacagcaggGTCAGTCAGTTGAGCAAGAGTCGGAGGAGATAAGAAAATTGAGACAACAATTGTCAGATGTATATCAAGCTTGGGTTTCCGATCGACCTCCACCCCAAGGTCCTTTAGAGGGAACTTCCACCATACCCCAGGCTACTCAAACACCACTCCATGCAATGAGCAATCACATTCTACCACTAGGGTATGTGCCAAACTACAGCCTCCACACTACCCCCGGTACCTCTAACATGCGACCTCCAGTCGCACTAGTCAGGAACACCCCTCTCGTCGTGTCTGGCGCACCGGTATATACAATCCCGTCACCACCTCCTGTGACGAGGCCAAACAATGAGCCACTATCTCATGCTTATGATGGCCAATACTACCCTCCAAATATGGCTTTCGGGGTCTCGGCCCCATACAATCAGACTCCTCAGTACGAGTCACCAGTGGAAAATGAAAAGCTTGCCACGACGGTTGAGCTAGATGAGATGGCCAGGAAAATAAAAAGTCTTGAACAGAATATAAAGAATATACAGGGACTAGGTGGTCACAAAAGTATTTCATTCaatgatctatgcatgttccctcacatccatttgccacgagggttcaagaccccaaaatttgagaaatatgatgggcacGACGACCCTATCGCCCTcttgaaaaggtactgcaaccagttgAGGGGTGCAGGAGGAAAAGAAGAgttgttgatagcttattttggagAAAGCCTTGTGGGG GCCTTCATCAAACAATttcagtacaacattgatattgcgcCGGATCGTAATTCCTTGtccaatatgaagaaaaagccgaccgaaagttttagggagtatgccatcaagtggagggagcaagcggctagagttaagccacccatggataacCACGAGTTGATCACTATTTTTCTGGAGGCTCAAGAGCCTGATTaa